One stretch of Candidatus Thorarchaeota archaeon DNA includes these proteins:
- a CDS encoding thioredoxin domain-containing protein, with protein MRTKQHKAANKLINETSPYLQQHAHNPVDWYPWGEEAFTKAREEDKPIFLSIGYSTCHWCHVMEEESFEDEEVSHLLNKDFVAIKVDREERPDIDGLYMQVAQMMTGRGGWPLTIVMTPDKEPFFAATYIPKKSHHSRLGMVDLLPRLAEIYESDNEKVESTIAKVKTRLNQMQQGVSSEIPEMSIVDTTTGELSSRFDEKHGGFGGAPKFPSAQNLMLLLRSWKDSGDEWQLHMVKKTLQGMRKGGIYDQIGFGFHRYSTDKEWLIPHFEKMLYDQAMLVYALVETYQATKDRYYADTAAETIEYVLREMTSEEGGFFSAQDADSEGEEGKYYIWSIDEVESVLDKQEFEVATKLYGIQEKGNFLDEATRKKTGKNILHVNKESKEVAKELGIDENEIQDTIQSINTKLLRRRKERVAPLTDDKILVDWNGLMIAAMAKAGRVLNNSKYLEAARKAADFILKEMRTEERGLYHRYRESEADIDAYSTDYAFLVWGLIELYESTFDPNYLSISKQLLTFLETHFWDDDNGGFYLSADFSEDLMVRQKPAFDGSLPSANSVAAYVFLRLARLLGNYELENVAEEILSAFGKQIETRPTSHTMMLVALEYLRGVSREVVLVGTRNSQDLQAMISALQQEFLPSVSVLVKDDESISEKLASVAPFTEHFDSVNKQATAHVCIDQNCKLPTTNLDEMLSSVRVE; from the coding sequence TTGAGAACCAAACAACACAAAGCAGCCAACAAACTCATCAATGAGACGAGCCCGTATCTACAGCAACATGCCCACAACCCTGTAGATTGGTATCCTTGGGGTGAAGAAGCATTCACGAAAGCCAGAGAAGAGGACAAACCAATTTTCCTTTCAATTGGATACTCGACCTGTCACTGGTGCCATGTAATGGAAGAAGAGTCATTCGAGGATGAAGAAGTGAGCCATCTACTAAACAAGGATTTCGTAGCAATCAAAGTAGACCGCGAGGAAAGACCTGACATTGACGGACTGTATATGCAGGTAGCTCAAATGATGACTGGTCGAGGAGGATGGCCATTGACAATAGTGATGACGCCAGACAAGGAACCGTTTTTTGCTGCCACCTATATTCCGAAGAAATCACATCACAGCAGACTTGGAATGGTCGATCTTCTTCCAAGACTTGCTGAAATCTACGAGAGTGATAATGAGAAGGTAGAGTCCACGATAGCGAAGGTGAAAACTCGTCTTAATCAGATGCAACAGGGGGTTTCAAGTGAAATTCCAGAGATGAGCATAGTCGACACTACAACAGGTGAACTCTCCAGCAGATTCGATGAAAAGCATGGAGGGTTCGGAGGAGCCCCAAAGTTCCCATCTGCCCAGAATCTAATGCTACTCCTGCGGTCTTGGAAAGATAGTGGAGATGAGTGGCAGCTGCATATGGTAAAGAAAACACTGCAGGGAATGAGAAAGGGAGGCATCTATGATCAGATTGGGTTTGGCTTTCACAGGTATTCAACGGATAAGGAATGGCTGATTCCTCATTTCGAGAAGATGCTCTACGATCAAGCGATGCTAGTCTATGCTTTAGTTGAGACGTATCAAGCAACAAAGGATAGATACTATGCCGATACAGCAGCAGAAACCATCGAGTATGTACTAAGAGAAATGACATCAGAGGAGGGGGGTTTCTTCTCGGCTCAGGATGCAGATAGTGAAGGAGAAGAAGGAAAATACTACATTTGGTCAATTGATGAGGTAGAATCGGTACTAGACAAACAAGAATTCGAAGTTGCCACGAAGCTATACGGGATTCAGGAAAAAGGTAATTTTCTCGACGAGGCCACCCGAAAGAAAACCGGTAAGAATATTCTCCATGTCAACAAAGAGTCAAAGGAAGTGGCAAAGGAACTCGGAATCGACGAAAACGAGATTCAAGATACTATTCAGTCGATAAACACAAAGCTACTACGTCGTAGAAAAGAGAGAGTTGCCCCTCTCACGGATGACAAGATACTCGTAGACTGGAATGGGCTTATGATTGCTGCAATGGCTAAAGCCGGACGAGTACTGAACAATTCGAAATATCTAGAAGCAGCCAGAAAAGCAGCAGATTTCATACTGAAGGAGATGAGAACAGAAGAACGAGGGCTATATCATCGGTATCGTGAATCCGAAGCTGACATAGATGCTTACTCTACTGATTATGCATTTCTAGTGTGGGGCTTGATTGAGTTGTATGAAAGCACGTTCGACCCAAATTACCTCTCGATATCAAAGCAGCTTCTGACGTTTTTGGAAACACATTTCTGGGATGATGACAATGGAGGTTTCTACTTGAGTGCTGATTTCTCAGAGGATCTTATGGTAAGACAGAAACCAGCATTTGACGGTTCACTGCCCTCAGCTAATTCCGTTGCAGCCTATGTCTTCCTGCGCCTTGCAAGACTGCTGGGTAATTATGAATTGGAGAATGTCGCAGAAGAGATTCTATCTGCTTTTGGAAAGCAGATAGAGACAAGACCTACTTCACACACAATGATGCTGGTCGCTCTCGAGTATCTTCGGGGCGTGTCACGAGAAGTAGTTTTGGTTGGAACACGCAATAGCCAAGATCTACAGGCGATGATTAGCGCACTTCAACAAGAATTCTTGCCTTCAGTTTCGGTACTCGTCAAGGATGATGAAAGCATCTCAGAAAAGCTTGCTTCGGTTGCCCCATTTACAGAACACTTTGATTCTGTCAATAAGCAGGCAACAGCCCACGTTTGTATTGATCAGAATTGTAAGCTTCCGACAACCAATCTCGATGAGATGCTGTCCTCAGTAAGAGTCGAATAA
- a CDS encoding XylR N-terminal domain-containing protein encodes MKVESLNLKEQLNFNPEEGILKLGGQRMVIMPADSIGQLIGFIMRIGDENMVHMFLFEMGEEAGRRDAENLKREFLPDTDMDWTGSNNSLMGGYRESEYERD; translated from the coding sequence AAGTCTGAATTTGAAAGAACAGCTCAACTTCAATCCGGAAGAAGGTATCCTCAAACTAGGTGGTCAAAGAATGGTCATCATGCCGGCTGATTCAATCGGCCAGTTGATTGGGTTTATCATGCGAATTGGTGACGAAAATATGGTTCATATGTTTCTCTTTGAAATGGGAGAAGAAGCGGGGCGGAGGGACGCTGAAAACCTGAAGCGGGAATTTCTTCCCGATACAGATATGGATTGGACTGGGTCCAACAATTCACTCATGGGAGGGTATCGTGAAAGCGAGTATGAAAGAGATTGA
- a CDS encoding sulfotransferase, translated as MKIRRKSDGKPGFTFPLPTYFLAKLVHSNPQIGDALHGLESRYLNSKLNKTRIEKPIYVVGLARAGTTITTQMLGEHNKIATHTYLNMPMPYLPYWFRRLVSNTSIMTKPTERLHKDGLMVTRDSSEAVEEIFWQRYFQETLEENESSIINHNGDNTKFERFYMSHIKKLLLSHGASRYACKNNYNVARMKYIQSLFSDAKFVILVRNPFSHIASLVKQDMVLERLKHENPFLQDWTKIIGHRDLGSWKICINLDDGDTVKSIRKLWSENGTYVKGWALYWSYIYRHIHNRLQNDEKLNRNSLVVNYEALCKSPKHMIDGIFKHIEINDRDFRRVREDYAELLHEPGYYSVEFSHGEKKDIIEATSSTAKEFGYDIVG; from the coding sequence GTGAAAATCCGTCGGAAAAGCGATGGAAAACCGGGATTCACCTTTCCATTGCCAACGTATTTCCTTGCTAAACTCGTGCATAGTAATCCCCAAATCGGAGATGCCTTGCATGGTTTAGAATCGCGATATTTGAATTCCAAATTGAACAAAACTAGGATCGAGAAACCAATCTATGTAGTGGGACTCGCACGAGCTGGCACAACAATTACTACACAGATGCTAGGTGAACATAACAAGATAGCAACCCACACATATCTGAACATGCCTATGCCATATCTTCCCTACTGGTTTCGTAGACTGGTGAGCAATACGTCAATCATGACAAAGCCAACTGAAAGACTACACAAGGATGGACTTATGGTAACGCGGGATAGTTCAGAAGCGGTTGAAGAGATATTTTGGCAGAGATACTTCCAAGAGACACTGGAAGAGAATGAATCCAGCATTATCAACCATAACGGGGACAATACGAAATTTGAGAGATTCTACATGAGTCACATTAAGAAACTCCTGCTGTCTCATGGAGCTAGTAGGTATGCCTGCAAGAACAACTACAACGTCGCTAGAATGAAATACATCCAGAGTCTGTTTTCTGATGCGAAATTTGTCATTCTTGTAAGGAATCCATTTAGCCATATTGCGTCACTAGTAAAACAAGATATGGTCTTGGAACGACTCAAGCATGAAAACCCCTTTCTTCAAGATTGGACCAAAATAATCGGGCATAGAGACCTAGGATCGTGGAAGATATGCATCAACTTGGACGATGGAGATACTGTAAAATCAATTAGAAAACTATGGAGTGAGAATGGCACATATGTCAAGGGATGGGCCTTATACTGGAGTTATATCTATCGACACATTCACAACAGACTCCAGAATGATGAGAAGTTGAACAGGAATTCATTGGTTGTCAACTACGAAGCACTCTGCAAATCACCAAAGCATATGATAGATGGCATTTTCAAGCATATAGAAATCAATGATAGAGACTTCAGACGAGTGAGAGAGGACTATGCAGAACTACTACATGAACCCGGGTACTACAGTGTTGAATTCTCTCACGGGGAGAAGAAGGATATCATAGAGGCAACTAGTAGTACTGCAAAAGAATTCGGATATGATATAGTCGGTTGA
- a CDS encoding 4-vinyl reductase, with the protein MKEIEMNRDEGHFYMKGDWEKSFIADQWLERFGESEEPVCSFLTGYAKGYASEVFGQEIDVREPLCRAKGDDRCMFEGKIKGKWEE; encoded by the coding sequence ATGAAAGAGATTGAAATGAATCGTGACGAAGGGCATTTCTACATGAAAGGAGACTGGGAAAAGTCGTTCATTGCCGATCAGTGGTTAGAACGTTTTGGCGAGAGTGAAGAGCCAGTATGTTCGTTCCTGACTGGCTACGCAAAAGGCTACGCCAGTGAGGTATTTGGTCAAGAAATCGACGTTCGTGAGCCTTTGTGCAGAGCAAAGGGTGATGATAGATGCATGTTCGAAGGAAAAATCAAGGGTAAATGGGAAGAATAA